Genomic segment of Bifidobacterium lemurum:
GGCGAAACCCTCCCGAGACACCCCGTGACGACCGCGTGCGAACGCGCCGAATAACCGGAAACTCTTATTACAGCCACGCGGAAAGGCGCGCAAATACGCCATTTTCACAGGCAACACCCCTTCACTTCACAACCCTTTCGTTCCACGAAGCATTCGCGCGCCAACGGAAGCGCCGCATGGGAAAAGTCCGCCGATGGCGCTCGCCCGTTGGACAATGCAGTACTTTATTTATATACTTATAGATAAGAGATGACCAATTGGTGGCAATCCACAGCGCAGTGAAGGAACGAACCGATGCGATTTAATATCAACGCCCCGTTCTGGCAGTTTATGAACACCCTGGTACGGTTCACCGCTTTGAATCTCGTGTTTCTTCTGACCACCATCCCCATGGTGACCATCGGACCCGCGCTTGCGGCCTTGTACAGCACGCTGTTCGCCTACAACGACCATGATGACATTCGTCTGGTGCGGGAGTATCTGAAGCGCTTCAAACGCGAATTCAAACACGGCCTGATCTCAGGACTTCTTCTGTTCCTTCTCGCCGCCGCGATCGTTTTCGGACTCGCCTTCTGGAACGCATGGGATTCCAACGCCGCATACGGACCATTGATCCTGCTGATCATCGCCGCCATCGTCGTCGTGCTGATCGCGGAATACCTGTTCCCCCTGCAGGCGCGCTTCGCGAACCCCCTCAAACGCCAATGGCAGCTTGCCGCGATGTTCCCATGGAGGGCGTTCCCCTGCTCGCTGGCGTTGCTGGGCGTTGACACGTTCGCCCTCGCCCTCGCGTATTTCGTGCCTTTCATACGAGTTCTGGCGATTCTTTTCGGTTTCGCATGGGTGGCCTACGCCAAATCCCTGCTCCTGCTCTGGGGATTCAAGCGCTACGGCGGCCTCGGAGCCGTCGAGCAGCCCACCTTCGTCAACGCCCACGACTGATCCGAAACCCCGGATAAGGCCGCGGCGCACAGTCCCGCCCGCAAAATGGAAAACCCGGACGGACCGGACCGGCCTCGCGGACGCGAACTCCGCACAAACATGAGGGGACGATCCCCAAAGACGGCTCCCCGCCGCCTCCCATAAAGCCCACTATCATACAGGAAGGTCCCGTATCCGTCGGATGTGACGGACACGGGACCTTCTTTCGTCATGTCTCCTATCCGATGGGTCGGATAGGAGACATGCCACGCGTCAGAGGCGCGCGACCCCTCCGGTGGAGGCGACGGCCTCGCCCATGCCGAGGGCCGCGGAGAACTCGCGTCCGTCGGAGCTGGACACTTCCACGCCGCCATCGACCTTGCGTGCGGTGAAGGTCACCGAGGAACCATCGACTTCGGTGACGACGGCCTCGCCGGCCTCGACCTGATCGAGGAACACACGGACCAGCGCGTCCTTGCCGTACTCGTAGTCGGGGGGTTCCGCGCCCGGCTTGGTGACGAGCACGCTGCCGTCACGCACCCACAGCGGGATGGTGTCGTAGCCGTGGGTTTCGGTGCGCCACTGGCCGTTGACCACCCGCACGGTCTCGCCGGTGAACCAGTTGGTCCAAGTGCCGGCGGGCAGATAGTAGTTGACCTCGCCCGAGTAGGTGAACACGGGGGCCACGAGCAGGTCGGGGCCGAACATGTACTGGCGGTCGAGCGGGCGCGCGGTCGGATCGTCCGGGAATTCCAGGAACATCGAGCGCATGACCGGGGTGCCGTTGATATGCGGGGCCAGACCGGTCTGGTAGACGTACGGCATCAGGCTCAGCTTGAGCTTGGTGAACGTGCGGGCCACGTCGACCGCGCTCTGGCCGGGCGCGTTGACCACGCCGTTCTTCTCGTCCTCCTCGTCGAACAGCCACGGCACACGGTACACGGTGGAGCCGTGCATGCGCGAGTGGGAGCCGAGCAGACCGAAGGCGACCCAGCGCTTGTAGACGGCCGGATCGGGGAACGCGCCCTCGAAGCCGCCGATGTCGTGGCTCCAGAAGCCGAAGCCGGAGCTCGTCAGCGACAGGCCGGCGCGCAGGGTCTGCGCCATGCCGTTGAACGTGGACTCGCAGTCGCCGCCCCAATGCACGGGCTGCGTCTGGCCGCCGACGGTGGCCGAACGGGCGAACAGGCAGGCCTGTCCCTTGCCGTAGGTCTCCTCGATGGCCTCGAAGACGGCCTGGTTGTAGAGCTGGGTGTACCAGTTGTGCATCGACAGCTTCGGGGAGCCGTCGAACCACACCACATCGCGCGGGATGCGCTCGCCGAAGTCCGTCTTGATGGCGTCGACGCCCTGCGCGAGCAGGCCCTTGACCTTGTTCTTGAACCATTCGCGGGCGTCCGGATTGGTGAAGTCGACCAATCCCATGCCGGCCTGCCAGAAGTCGGTCTGCCGGACCTCGCCGTTGGCCTTCTTGACGAGATAGCCGTTGGCCTTGCCCTCGGCGAACATGGATCCGCGCTGGCCGATATACGGGTTGATCCACGCGCAGATGTGCAGGCCCTTGTCCTCATGCAGACGCTTGAGGGTGGATTCGATATCGCCGAAGAAGCGCTTGTCCCACTCGAAGTCGGTCCAGTGGAATTCACGCATCCAATAGCAGTCGTAGTGGAAGGCGCTTAGGGGGATGTCACGCTCGGCCATGCCGTCGATGAAGGAGTTGATCGTGTCCTCATCGTACTTGGTGGTGAACGAGGTGGTCAGCCACAGACCGTAGGTCCACGCCGGCACGTTGGCCGGGCGGCCCACGAGCGCGGTGTAGCGCTCGAGGATCTGCTTGGGGGTGGGACCGTAGATCACGCAGAAGTCGATCGTCTCGCCCGGCACGGAGAACTGCACGGCCTCGGTGTTCTCAGATCCGACCTCGAAGGAGACGTGGCCGCGGTTGTTGACGAGCACGCCGTAGCCGCGCGAGGTCATGTAGAACGGGATGTCCTTGTAGCCCTGCTCGGATGCGGTGCCGCCGTCCTCGTTCCAGATGTCGATGACCTGGCCGTTCTTCACGTACGCGCCGAAGCGTTCGCCGAAGCCGAACACCTCCTCGCCCACGCCCAGATGCAGCTGGATCGCGGAGAACACGTCGGATTCGTCGTACGCGGAACCGTCCATGGAGACGCCGAACTCGCCGACCGGCTGCGCGCTGACGGCGGACATCGGGTTGAGCTTGAAGCGGGCGAGCGACTTGCCGGCGGATTCGGTCAGCGTCTTGCCTTCCGCGTCGAGGAACTCGAGGCTCCACGGCGAGCCCTTGGTCACACGCGCGGTCAGACCGCCGGTGGTCAGTTCGACGGTCGCGCCGTCCACGCCGACCTCGCCGTCGCCCTCGCCGTCCGCCTTCACCGACACATAGTCGCGTCCGGCGGTCTCATCGGCGTTCAGCGGGAAGCCGGGATACTCGGTGGCGCCCTGCCAATGCTGGGCGACGACGCGGATCACACCTTCCGCGGGCGAGGTGACGTCCACGTTGAACGTGGGCAGGTTGAGGGTGTCGTAACGGCCGCGCACCTTGCTGGTGGTGGCGAGCACGTTGAGGCTTTCGCCATCCGCGCCGATGCCGAGCTCGTATGCCTCGCGGGCGTACAGCGCGTCGACGCCGTCGCGGATCATCCAGTATCCATTGGTGAACTTCATAAGGTTCGCTCCTGAAAGTAGTGGCCTCGGCGGGAAGAGGAAAACGCCGAGGCCGGGTTTCGATATTGCGTTATTGCGTGCCGTGCGACTACTTGACCGCGCCGGTGGTGATGCCGCGGGACAGCGTGCGCTGGAAAATCAAGTAGAAGATGAGCGTCGGCACCAAGCTGATCAGCGATGCGGCAGCAGTAGTGGTCACGTCCATCAGGCGGTCGCCTGTCAGCGAGCTGACCGCGATCGGCACTGTCTGTGTGGCGTTGTCGATGAGGAACGCCATCGGAATCATGTACTCATTCCATGTCCAGATGAAGAAGAACACGAGCATGACGCTGAGCGTGGGCTTCGAAATCGGGAACACGATGTCTTTGAAAATGCGCCAGCGGCTCGCGCCGTCGATGGTCGCGGCTTCAAGAATGGCCTTCGGGAACGTGCCGTACACCGATGACAACAGGTAGGTACCGAACGCGCTTTGGATGACCGTGAAGATGATGACGATGGACCACTGGGAGTTGTAGAGGCCAATCTCCTTGAACATAATGTACAGCGGGTAGAGCAACGCCTCCTGCGGTATCATGTTAGCCAACATAATCAGCAGCACGATCCAGCGACGGCCTTTGACACGGCCGATGCCGAGCGCGAAGGCGTTGAACATCGACAGGATCACAGCCAGAACGGCCACCAGGCCGGAGGTCCACACGCTGTTCCAGACCTTTTCGGGGAAGTTGACGCGGTCCCAGAATTTGCTCAGACCATCGAGACTGAACTCACTCGGCCAAGACAGCGGTCCGGACGCGTTGTAGTCGGCGGTGGTCTTGAAAGCGTTTAGCAGCAGGACAATGAACGGGAAGAGCATCACCAGGCCGCCCACGATCAGAAGCGCCAGAATCAGCCAATCGCCTGCGGAACGGTTCTTGCGGGCGCGGGGCACGCGTGTTTTCTTGCCGGACTTGGCTTGTATGGTTGCGGTGGTCATGGCTTACTCCTCGTCTTCCTTCTCAACCTTCTGCTGCAGGTTGGTGAACAGGATCGACACGATGACGATCACAACCGTCAGGGCGGTGGCGATCGCGGCGCCGTAGCCCACCTGCTGCGACTGGAAGAACTGCGTGTATGAGTAGTACGACGGCACAATGGTCGACGTGCCGGGGCCGCCCTTGGTGAGCATGTATACGGGACCGAACACCTTCAGAGCGGCGATGGTGCAGGTCAGCGCCACCACGAAAATCTCGGGCTTGATGGCCGGCAGAGTAATCGCGAGGAAGCGCTGCCACCAGTTGGCACCGTCGAGGCTGGCGGCTTCATAGAGTTCGGGGTCCACACGCTGCAGACCGGACATGAAGATGACCAGCGGATAGCCGAGCTGAATCCAAATCATGATGAGCATGAGGAAGATCAGAGCCGTGTCGGGCTTACCGAGCCAGTCATGCTGCAGACCACCCAGACCGATCGCCTCCAGCAGCGCGTTGAGAGCGCCGTTCTCAGGACGGAAGATCCATCCCATGACCAGCGAGGCGACGGCGATGGGCAGCAGCTGCGGGAAGTAGTAGATGGCACGCATCGTTGAAGCGGTTTTCGCGCCGAACTTCTTCTGCACCACATCGAAAATCAGTGAGGCGAGCACCAGACCGATAAGGATGGGGATCACCACCATGGCGATGATCATCCAAATGGAGTTACGGAACGACACCCAGAAGGTCTCGTCCTGGAACAGGCGAATCCAGTTGTCAAGACCGGCCCAAGTGGGAGGCTTGATGCCGCGGTAGTTGGTGAAGCTCAGATAGATGTTCCAAATGGCGGGGATGATGATGATCCACAGCAACATCAGGAAGCCGGGAATCAGATAGAGCCAGAATCGGCTTGATGGACTGCCGGGGATGCGGGACATGCCCTGTTCCCGCACGGCCGCCTGTCCGGATGACTTCGGTGTCTTACGTTTGCTCATGGGGGGGCTTCTTCCTAACAGGTTTGTCAACGTTGACTGAGGCGCGGCGCCGGCCTGGCACTGTGCCATTCGGCCTAGGCGCCGCACATCACGGGGAAGGTGTGTCGGAGACTGGCGTTTGTTTACTTAACGCCGGCCGACTCGACGCCCTTGTTGTAGTTCTCTTCCATCTGAGACAGCACGGTCTCGACGTCGGCGGTGCCATTCACAAGCTCCTGCAGGGAAGCGTTGAGCTCGTCGTAGAAGGTGGAGGTCGGCCAATCCGGGTAGAAGCCGAGGGCATTGTTCTCAAGCACACCATTGAAGGAGGTGATGAGTTCCTTGGTCTTCTCGTCGGTGATGGCATCCGGCTCGGCGGCGATAGGCAGACCGCCGGAGTTGCCCATGAGGTTCTGAATTTCTTCGCTCAGAGTGAAGTCGATGAATTGGGCGGCGGCATCCTTCTTCGTGGAGTTCTCAGGAATCACCCAGATGTTGCCGGAGGAACCGACCACCTTTTCGGTTTCGGGGAAGAGCGAGAAGGTCCAGTTGGTGTCAGCCATGTCGGTCTGGAAACGGCCGAACCACCAAGTGCCGGAGAAGAACATCGGATAGCTACCCTTGATGAAGTTCTGGCCGGCATCCTCAGCCTTCAGACCGGTGGAATCCTGGGAGATGTAGCCCTTTTCGACCCAGTCCTGAATGGTTTCGGTGGCGTAGGTGAAGGCCTCGTCGCTCCAATCGACGTCGCCCTCGTACATCTCGTACGCCTGAATCAGCTCGTCATCGGCCTTCTGCAGCACGAGCTGCCACCACAGGTGCTGCAGCGGATACTCGGCCACACCTTCGGAGAGCGGGGTCACGCCGTTGTCGACAAACTGCTGCATGGCGTCTTCGAGCTCGTCCATGGTAGTCGGGATTTCGATGCCGTACTGGTCGAACATGTCCTGGTTGTAGTACATCACGATGTCTTCGCCGTAGTTGGTGATGCCATACCAGTCGCCGGAGCCCATGATGCCTTTTTCGTTGTACTTGCCAGTGTCGGCGAGGGATCCGGTAATCTTCTCGTCCCAGCCGTACTGGGAGACGTAGTCGTTCAGGTTGGTCAGCAAGCCCTGGCTGGCGAGCAGACCGGCGGTGGCGTTGCCCTTGTTGTATTCCATAACGTCAGGGGCGTCATCGGAATTAAGCACCTGGCTGGCGTTCTGGCGAATCTGCTCGAAGGACTTCTTCTCGAATTCGACCTTGATGCCGGTCTCTTCTTCAAACAGCTCCATCGCCTTTTGCCATGCGATGCCCTGAGCGCCGTTGTCTTCCTCGTAGTGCCAGATCTTGATGGAGGTGGGATTCTCTTCCTGCGCGGTTTCACCGCTGCCGCAACCGGCAAAGCCGATCATCGTGGCCACGGCAAGACCGGCGGCAATGAACTTACGTGATGACTTCATCGTTTCTCCTTGATTCGGCGCCTTTACTGATAAGAAGGCCCCTCGAATCGTTTCGAACGACCTCTTGATTAGATAATAAAACGAATGAACCAACAAACAAAATCATTTCGATTGATTTCGACAATCAATTCGACGAATTTCGACTGTGAGCGCTCACACGCTGATCAGGGGATCCGACATCCGTCAAGCCATCCAGAATGACGACGACCGCCCGCGCGCATGCCTCCGCAACCGGCACCCGCGCCAGCCACACAGTGCAGCAACCGACGTACCGCGACAGCCGACGCGCCATGACGAGGCCACCATGCCGCCGCATGCGCGCCGGCCGCCTGTCGAACCGATCAGTTTCCACGCAGTCCCATCGTGCCGCGCGCGAGGTACTCCGGAGACATCAGCTCCACATACCCAACGTCCCGACGATGCCCTTCCAGCACTTCCATCAGCAGGTCGACCGCACGGGAACACACCTGGGAAGGCTGCATCGGCATCTCATCCACCGGACGCGTCGACTGCGCCGTGCCATACGTGCACGCCCCCATCAACGAGATGTCCTGCGGCACACGCAATCCGCGATCCTGCAAGGCGACCTGAAGATTCTGGATATGCGCGGAGTTCGTCTGGCAGATGATCATGCTCAGGTCGGGCTCCTCGCTGAACGCCTCGTCCAGCAACAGCTTGACGTCGGCCATGCCGTAGCCCGTCGACGACTTGAACATCACC
This window contains:
- a CDS encoding YesL family protein codes for the protein MRFNINAPFWQFMNTLVRFTALNLVFLLTTIPMVTIGPALAALYSTLFAYNDHDDIRLVREYLKRFKREFKHGLISGLLLFLLAAAIVFGLAFWNAWDSNAAYGPLILLIIAAIVVVLIAEYLFPLQARFANPLKRQWQLAAMFPWRAFPCSLALLGVDTFALALAYFVPFIRVLAILFGFAWVAYAKSLLLLWGFKRYGGLGAVEQPTFVNAHD
- the yicI gene encoding alpha-xylosidase, coding for MKFTNGYWMIRDGVDALYAREAYELGIGADGESLNVLATTSKVRGRYDTLNLPTFNVDVTSPAEGVIRVVAQHWQGATEYPGFPLNADETAGRDYVSVKADGEGDGEVGVDGATVELTTGGLTARVTKGSPWSLEFLDAEGKTLTESAGKSLARFKLNPMSAVSAQPVGEFGVSMDGSAYDESDVFSAIQLHLGVGEEVFGFGERFGAYVKNGQVIDIWNEDGGTASEQGYKDIPFYMTSRGYGVLVNNRGHVSFEVGSENTEAVQFSVPGETIDFCVIYGPTPKQILERYTALVGRPANVPAWTYGLWLTTSFTTKYDEDTINSFIDGMAERDIPLSAFHYDCYWMREFHWTDFEWDKRFFGDIESTLKRLHEDKGLHICAWINPYIGQRGSMFAEGKANGYLVKKANGEVRQTDFWQAGMGLVDFTNPDAREWFKNKVKGLLAQGVDAIKTDFGERIPRDVVWFDGSPKLSMHNWYTQLYNQAVFEAIEETYGKGQACLFARSATVGGQTQPVHWGGDCESTFNGMAQTLRAGLSLTSSGFGFWSHDIGGFEGAFPDPAVYKRWVAFGLLGSHSRMHGSTVYRVPWLFDEEDEKNGVVNAPGQSAVDVARTFTKLKLSLMPYVYQTGLAPHINGTPVMRSMFLEFPDDPTARPLDRQYMFGPDLLVAPVFTYSGEVNYYLPAGTWTNWFTGETVRVVNGQWRTETHGYDTIPLWVRDGSVLVTKPGAEPPDYEYGKDALVRVFLDQVEAGEAVVTEVDGSSVTFTARKVDGGVEVSSSDGREFSAALGMGEAVASTGGVARL
- a CDS encoding carbohydrate ABC transporter permease; amino-acid sequence: MTTATIQAKSGKKTRVPRARKNRSAGDWLILALLIVGGLVMLFPFIVLLLNAFKTTADYNASGPLSWPSEFSLDGLSKFWDRVNFPEKVWNSVWTSGLVAVLAVILSMFNAFALGIGRVKGRRWIVLLIMLANMIPQEALLYPLYIMFKEIGLYNSQWSIVIIFTVIQSAFGTYLLSSVYGTFPKAILEAATIDGASRWRIFKDIVFPISKPTLSVMLVFFFIWTWNEYMIPMAFLIDNATQTVPIAVSSLTGDRLMDVTTTAAASLISLVPTLIFYLIFQRTLSRGITTGAVK
- a CDS encoding carbohydrate ABC transporter permease, encoding MSKRKTPKSSGQAAVREQGMSRIPGSPSSRFWLYLIPGFLMLLWIIIIPAIWNIYLSFTNYRGIKPPTWAGLDNWIRLFQDETFWVSFRNSIWMIIAMVVIPILIGLVLASLIFDVVQKKFGAKTASTMRAIYYFPQLLPIAVASLVMGWIFRPENGALNALLEAIGLGGLQHDWLGKPDTALIFLMLIMIWIQLGYPLVIFMSGLQRVDPELYEAASLDGANWWQRFLAITLPAIKPEIFVVALTCTIAALKVFGPVYMLTKGGPGTSTIVPSYYSYTQFFQSQQVGYGAAIATALTVVIVIVSILFTNLQQKVEKEDEE
- a CDS encoding ABC transporter substrate-binding protein; its protein translation is MKSSRKFIAAGLAVATMIGFAGCGSGETAQEENPTSIKIWHYEEDNGAQGIAWQKAMELFEEETGIKVEFEKKSFEQIRQNASQVLNSDDAPDVMEYNKGNATAGLLASQGLLTNLNDYVSQYGWDEKITGSLADTGKYNEKGIMGSGDWYGITNYGEDIVMYYNQDMFDQYGIEIPTTMDELEDAMQQFVDNGVTPLSEGVAEYPLQHLWWQLVLQKADDELIQAYEMYEGDVDWSDEAFTYATETIQDWVEKGYISQDSTGLKAEDAGQNFIKGSYPMFFSGTWWFGRFQTDMADTNWTFSLFPETEKVVGSSGNIWVIPENSTKKDAAAQFIDFTLSEEIQNLMGNSGGLPIAAEPDAITDEKTKELITSFNGVLENNALGFYPDWPTSTFYDELNASLQELVNGTADVETVLSQMEENYNKGVESAGVK